The DNA sequence TGAAAAACAGAAATCCGTTGTGCTTTTCATGTCTTCCACCGAACCACCCCAGTCACTATCTACAAAACCAACCAGCTTCATCTCAGGAACTGCTTTGAATTTCACACCATAACTTTGAGTCCCCTTTAGATATCTCAACACCCTTTTTGCTGCAATAAGATGTTCCTTAGCTGCACAATGAAGGAACCTCGATAGAATACTCACTGCATACTGAATGTCAGGCCTAGTAGCTGTTAAATACATTAGATAGCCTACTAGACTTCTGTACTCATTCTCATGCTCAGAATCCTGCACATTACTCTTGCTTAACTTCTCTTTCTGATTAACAGGAGTAGTGACTGTCTTGCATTCTCCCATTTCAAATCTCTTTAGGACCTCTCTGATGTACTTTCTCTGACAGATGAATATCTCACCTTCTTTTTGCTGAATCTCCATGCCAAGAAAGTAAGACATTCTTCCCAAATCTATCATCTCAAACTGCTTCATCAGTCCTACCTTCACCTTCACTATCTCACTCTCCTTCTCTCCTGTAACAAGCAGATCATCGACATAGATAGACACCACCACAAGGCCTCTCTCACTCTGTTTGTAGTACAGAGTGACTTCACTTAGACTCTTCTGGAACCCAAGCTGATGCAAATAACAATCAATTTTGCTATACCAAGCCCTGGGAGCTTGTTTCAGCCCATACAAGGCTTTCCTCAGCTTATACACTTTGTCTTCATGGCCTTTAACAACAAATCCTTCTGGTTGGTCTACATAGATGTCCTCAGATAGGTCACCATTTAGGAAAGCTGATTTCACATCCAGCTGATAGATGGTCCACCTTTTCTGTGCAGCAACAGCTAGTAGCAATCTGATGGTATCCATGCGAGCAACCGGAGCAAAAGTTTCAGAGTAGTCCACCCCACTCACTTGAGCATATCCCTTCATAACCAACCTGGCTTTATACTTGTTCACAGTGCCATTTGGGTTCAATTTTGTCTTAAAAACCCATTTGACACCTATAGTCTTCTTGTGATCAGGCTTAGACACAAGTTGCCATGTGTTGTTCTTGTTGATCATGCTCAGTTCTTCTTTCATAGCTGAGGCCCACTCCACACTTCCTTTTGCTTCCTCAACTGTTCCTGGTTCTAGGAGAGCCACATTACATCTGGCATAGACCTCTGCCAGTGGTCTTGTACCTCGCATAGGCAAACTATCAATCAATTGATCTTCAATCAGTTCACACTCATTCTGTAGATCTGCTTCCTCATTTAACTCATCCTCATTCTGCACATTAGCTTCAACTACAATATTGTCagccattttcttttcaaatactGCCCTCTCCCAATTTTTATCTTCACAAAAAATCACATCTCTACTCATAGTAATCTTTTGTGCATCAGGACAATACACTCTATAGGCTTTAGACTGAGAACTATACCCTACAAAGATACCAGCCTCACCTCTATGATCAAGCTTGTCTCTACTGACTGAAGGAGTCAAGTAATAGCATAGACAACCAAATGTTCTTAGTCCACTAACCTTTGGTTTGTACCCGTGCCATGCCTCGAATGATGTCTGCTTGTTGAGAGCTTTGGTTGGTAACCTATTCAACAAGAAGACAGCAGTATTTACTGCTTCTGCCCAGAAGCTCTTGGGTAGTTGTTTGCCTTGTAGCATACATCTTCCCATCTCCACAATGCTTCTATTTTTCCTTTCActcaccccattttgttggggagtGTAAGGAACTGTAAACTGCTGCTTTATGCCGAAGTTCTCACAGATGGCTTTGAACCTTTTTGAGGTATACTCACTACCATTATCACTCCTCACTGTCTTTATTTTACAATTTGCTTCATTCTCCACCTCTTGTTTGAACCTCAGAAATACTTCATCAACTTCTGACTTTTGTTTGAGAAAGTAGACCCAGCAAAATCTTGTGCAATCATCAATGAAGGTCACAAAGTACTTGCTTTTGTTCAGTGACTCCTTAGGCATAGGCCCACAAACATCTGAGTGAACCAGTTGAAGCTTCTCCTTGGCCCTCCATCTTGTTTTCTGGAATGGCTTCCTTACTAGCTTCCCTTGCAGACATACTTCACAATCAGACACTTCACTTCCCAACTGAGGCAAGTCTTCAACTAAACTATGCCTCTGCATAAACTGCAATCCCTTATAGTGAAAGTGACCCAACCTTCTATGCCACAACTCCTCCTGACCCTGCACACATGCCATAGCTTTGCTCTCTTTGCTTGCAGGATCgaatgcaaatgttttgttctgCATAGGGATCCTAAACAAGAGTTTGCCCTCCTCATCTGCAATAGCACATTCATTCTTATCAAACACAATCTTCATGCCCTTCTCAACTAACTATCCCACACTCAGAAGATTCTGATCTATCTTGGGAACATAGTAGACATCAGACATCAGCTTCACTCCTCCAGGGCCTTCAAGTAACACATTGCCTCTTCCTTCAACCTCTAGATGATCACCATTCCCAATTCTCACTCTAGTATTGACTGATCTGTCAATATTAGTGAAAATTGCCTCATTTCCTGACATGTGATTGGAACAGCCACTGTCCACCAGCCATCCATCACGTGAGACTTGAGACACAAAGCCTGAAGCAACAAACAATTGCTCCACTTCACCTGCAGCTGCTTGAGCCTCTCCTTGTTGAGAGCTCTTTTCTTTGCAGATTCTCTCTATGTGCCCCATCTTCCCACACTTCCTGCAGACTACATTTGGTCTTCTCCAACACCTAAAGAAAGGATGACCTTTCTTTCCACAGTGTTTGCAGGCTTCATCACTCCCTTTCCTCACTTGTGCATCACTTGAACTAAAACTGGTCTGTTGAGCACCAAACTGCTTGCCTTGCTTCTTCTTCTCACCACTTCCATGCTTCACCCTAGCCTGCATTGCACCTTCAACTGGCTCATCTCCTCTCCTCAGTACCCTCCTTTGTTCTTGTGCTTGAAGAGCACTAACTGCTTCAGCAAATGGCATCTCTGagatttctcttgtgttctcaaGAGATGCTATAGTAGCTTCAAATCTTTCAGGTACAGAACACAGGAGCTTCTCGACAAGTCTTTCCTCTCCAAGATCAGTACCCAACAGTGCCAATTTATTGGTTAAGTCTAAGAGTTTATCAGCAAATTCTTGGACTGATTCATTTTCCTTCATCTGCACTCTTTCTAGCTCCCTTTTAAGGTCCATTGCTTTCATTCATTTAATCTTCTTATTGCCCTCATATTCTTTCTTCAAAAAATCCCAAATATCTTTTGCAGATTCTAGACTCATAATCCTATTAAAAATAATAGGAGTAACAGCAGCATAGAGACTAGATCTTGCTTTGGCTTTTCTAGTCACACGTTCTTTGTAGAGCTTTTGTTGATTTGCAGTTGGATTGGCAACCAATAGAGGCACCACGTAGTCATCCTCCACTGCCTCCCATAGATCAGCTCCTTCAAGGAATGCTTTCATCCTCACTTGCCAGACATGATAATTGCTCCCATCAAGGATTGGAGGAGTAATGCCTGCTAGCCCAATAGTTGTTGATGAAGCTTCCATCACCACAGCCCTTAAGATACTTaaggctcttgataccaatttGTTGTTATTTCACTCAATCCTCACACACTCTCACTCTCTGTTCTGCAATGAATTTGCAGAACTCACACTCGAACTGTTGTATGttcagagaaaaaagagagagagagttgaacaccagagaacTAAAGAAGCAAAACTAACTTCTGACACTATTCAATAAACTGTTAAATACAATAACAGAAAGAAAAAAACTAACCACTCACTCCACTACCTTAAGAATAGTACTCCACTTCCTTAAAAATAGAAACTAGCTGAACAAAAAAGATTAACTTGCCTCTGAGGCCACTAATGACTTTGACCCTATTAACTGAATCATACACATAAgcataaaacagaaataaataaatatcaggTCCTAATACATTATCTAACAGATTTGAATATTTCAAATCATTATAGGCCATAATCAAAATCCGGTGAATTGCAAAACAGAAAATATTCATTTTGCTTTCGAAAGTCCTACAAAAAAAATCCGAACACTATGAACCTGGAATCAAATGTGGAAGATATCTGTGTATTTTTCACCAACCTCAGTGAAAATTGAGGAAATGATAAAACTCGGggataaaaaaaaagacaaagattgaaattcaataaaaacataaattaaaattaaaataaaaaacaaaataataagttaaaattaaatataaaaaaattattttatttttttatccaatTTCTTGATATATATAACAAGAAAGAGACTCATTCATCTTAAACGCCAAAGTAGAAAGGGTTTTTCACGTGAGGAGTACATACTCCTTTAATTTGTTCTGCTAGGGTTTTTCCAAAACAAAATTCTTGTGCCGTCTAGGTCAATGTTTGATTTTTGTCAATTCCTTTCTATAAttctttctttattcccttcttTATTCCTTCCCTTTAATTCGCCATGAGAATTCTTTCATGGAATTGTCGCGTTTGGGAAGACCCCTGACAGTTCATAACCTTAAAGGGATGTGCCAATACTATTTTTTCGAAATTGGTTTTTTGTAAAAAAACCAATCTCGTCTGGTGAAAAATAAGTTGAGATCTTGTTATTTTATGGATTGGAGGATTGTTAGTCCAACGGATACAACATGGAAGGAGGGCACAACGGTTGAGATTCTTGCTGAAAAAGAACTTTTCATAGCTGGCAAGGTAACTGATCATGCTTTGAACTGTTCTTGGGGGCTGATTGGGGTACATTTAAATAGCTTGGATGGGATTCGGTCTACCCAATACACAGAACTTTCCTCTTTTGTACAACGTTTTTTTGGAAAAATTGTAATTGTGAGTGATTTTAATGCTATAGTGAATCTCCATGAGAAGGAAGGAGGGTGTTAAAATCAGCTTAATCTttttctgaatttgaattttattgatGGTGGTGGATTGAAGGACTTGGGTATGATTGAGAGAAGGTTCACCTAGACTAATAGGCGACAAGGGCAGGACCAGGTCAGGGAGCGGCTTGATCATGCACTTGCAAACGGTGAGTGGATGGATTATTTTTCATCAGCCTAGCTGTCTCGGCTCCCAGAAAATGGTTCAGATCATGCGCCTACCTCCTCGATACAAATCCGGTCATGGAAAAATCTAATCGGAAGTTTAAGTTTCAAGAGAGATGGTGTGGTTTAGAAAAAATTTGGGTAATTCTCAGTAAAGCTTGGAAGGAATGGGTAGATGGCTCAACAATGTTTGTTTTGGCTTAAAAATTGAAGCATTATAAGCACCGTATTATTCAATGGTAGCAACAGAACAAATCTAATTTGAAGAAGAACATTGGTAAACTCACATCTCAACTTGAAATTCTTAGAGAAGAGGAGAGTATTACAGGGGGAGAATAGGTTAAAACCTTGGAAAATAAACTTGAGGATGCTTACTTTAGGGAGGAAAGCTATTGGCGGGAGAAATCTTGTGTAAAGTGTCTAAAAGAAGGGGATAGAAATACAAGTTTCTTTCACCAATCATTCAAATCCATAATTCGGAGAAATAAAATTTGGAAACTGAAAAAGAATGATGGTACATATGCTACCACCCGTGAGAAAATTGCACAAGTAGCTGAAACATACTTTAAGGATATCTTCACATCAATTAACCAAGCTAATCTGGCAAATGCATTCGAAGATTTTGAAACTAAAGTTTCAACAAGCatgaacagaaaattaattaGACCGGTCAGTTTTGATGAGGTAAAACGTGCAGTCTTTAGTGTTCACCCTCAGAGCACCCCTGGTGATGATGGATTTAGGACTAAATTCTTTCAATTCAACTGGAGTTTAGTAGGGGAGGATGTTTTTAAGGCTGTCCGCAATTTGTTTGTCAGTTGTAGACTAGTAAAGAGCTTCAACCATACACAAATCTGCCTCATTCCTAATATTCCTGATGCAAAGGATATGACACAGGTTAGATCCATCAGCCTTTCCTCAATTGTGTATAAGATTATTTCTAAAGTTCTAGTCCATCGGCTACAAAAATTTATGACTTCGCTGATCAGCCCTAATCAAAGTGCCTTCATTAAGGGTAGACTGATTTCAGACAATGTCCTAGTCGCTCATGAATGTATGCACTATCTAAAGACAAAGAAGAGGGGTCTATCGAGTGAAATGGCTATTAAATTGGATATGAGCAAAGCCTATCATGTTGAGTGGCATTTTCTTTGGTTCATTTTGGAGAAGTAGGAATTTGAATCCAAGTGGATTAGTTGGATACAGAAGGTGGTAACTATAGTTTCTTACTCTGTCATTGTTAAAGGTcaaccttttaattttttttaaaccaaatagaggtatccGTCAAGGAGACCCTCTATCTCCctacctttttcttttctgtgtAGAAGGATTATCCGTTTTGCTAAACAAGGCAGAGCAAAACGGTCTCATTGAAGGTATTCAGATCAACCGAAGGTGTCTTATTGTTAATCATTTATTGTTTGCGGATGACTTAATCCTTTTTTGCAAAGCGTCAGAAAACAGTTGTGAAAATATTCTCAATCTTCTTCAGTTATACGAGAGGTTTATTAGCCAAAAAGTTAATTTGCACAAATCAACTCTATTCTTTAGTAGTAATACTTCTCCCACTGCTCGATTACTACTGGCTCGAAAATTGAAAATTGTTCACATTGGTGCACAGGATAAATATTTGGGTCTTCCATCTAcagcccaaaaataaaaaaaggccaCCTTCAGAGAAATCAAAGATAAGGTGAGGAAGCTTCAAGGGTGGAAAAGAAAACTTCTCTCCACTGCAAGCAGGCATGTGCTAATCAAAGCTATTGGGGAGGCTATCCCAATTTATTCATTATCATGTTTTCGTCTTCCTGACACTTTAATTAGGGAGATTCACAATATACTCTCCCAATTTTGGTGGGTTCTGTATAGAGCGAAAAATGGCATGGGTTAGTTGGGATACTATGACAAGACCAAAATTGAAAGGTGGACTAGGTTTTAAGGACCTAGGGGCTCAGAATTTGGCGCTATTAGCAAAACAATATTGGAAAGTTGTCTCTCAACCACAATCACTCCCATCTAAACTCCTCAAAGGTAAATATTTTTGATACAGTTCTATAATGAATGCAGAGATCGGAACAGTACCTTCGTGGGGGTGGCGTAGTATATTGGAAGGGCGTAAGGTTGTTGAAAAGGGGTTGGTTTGGCGAGTTGGTGATGTGTCCAGTATCCGAATCTTCAGTGATCTTTGGCTTGCTCCTCCACATCCTTATGTTGTTTCTTCGTCTGAAACTTCCAATCTACAAAATCAACCACTATTGATGGTCAAAGACTTAATACTTTCTAATGGTCAGTGGAATCAAACtctaattagaagtattttgttctgAGGGCACTAGTCAGCGTGTGCTAGCAACAACAATTGGAGGTGGAGAAGATAAAAATTATTGGGCCTTAATAAAAGTGGTTTGTATGAAGTGAGTACTGGGTACCGTGTGGCTTATGGGTTCTCGCATCCTCCCATTAAATTTTGCCTAGAGATTATGAGACAACAAAATTTGTAGCGAGAACAGTGGAAGCTAAAAATCTCAGTGAAGATTAAGATTTTTCTCTAGAGGGACTTCCATGAAAACTTCAAGTGCTGCAAAAACTTTATCATCGCATCCCATCGATTCAACCTACCTGCCGAAAATTCCTACAATTTCCAGAAACCATCAATCATTGCATCTTTCATTgtataaaatcaaagaaaatttggtaaaaaaaatgagCTTACCAGCTACTAAAAGGGGACACCAAAGACTCTGATTTCTATGTTGAGTGGAACTTGTGAATGGGAGACTTGTGTACCCAACCCAATAACTCCTCTTAGAGAATGATGATGGTGATTTTGAGCTGGTCCTTATGGAAGGCTAGGAACAGATTCATCTTTGATAAAGTATCAACTAGTGTAGAAGAGATAATGGTATCGACTTTGAAGTTGCAGAAAGAGTTTCAACAAATTCTCACTTCCTAATTGGTGAGCACCTTAATTGATGAGCACCTTACTTTTTTACTTCTCTGATTAGATTATTATATGATGTTACCTCTATAGTAGAGCGTTGGGAGTCCCTCATTTCTTTTATTTGTCTCATATATGGACACTTATatgttttttttcatttcatgaaTAGAATTATTcgactttaaaaaaaaagagagactcACTCAACATAACTTGTTCACACCATAGCTTGAGAATTGAATCGAAATGACTCATTCAACCTTCTATTTAATTCTCTGATACAACAAGAAAAAGACTCACTCAACCTCACTTGTCCATACCATAATTTTATCACAAAACTAAAAGAGGACTTTTTACACCTCTAATCACTCAATGACGATTATAATAATTTAAGAGGTATTTacaatctaataattaaataaataaaattaaaatacataaaattaaatttgacattttaaaaatataaactaataactttTTAATAATACATGAACTATTCATATgacaacatatttttttattttggacagGATATGATGATAACATATTTAAAGCGTGTACGAGGAAAGGTTGATATTTTTTGGTAGGAGGACCACCTAATTATTCACCGAGAaggttgaattttttttcttttaattttgaatgTTGGACAAGAAAAAGTACGCGGTAGAATAATTCGGCTTGTTGGACTATGGTGTTTATTGGGTTGGGTTTTGACACACTACATAATTCAATCCATCCATACTATATAATTGCTCACTAAAAACttcaaaaaaaccgaaaaaaaaagaaCCCATGAgccattttctttttatatagaaacatttataacaattaattatagagaagaacaataccaaaaaaaaaattatagagaagAGTATATTATTGTGTTTTAAACCaaagtattaattttattttcaatatctatactaaaatatattaattttgactttgaaatcaacaaaaaatatttataaataaaaaattaactaataaattaatcattatatatttacatatatatatatatttatatatattatttatatttttttaataaattaattgacTACTAAAATAGTCAAATATAACATAGTAAactaatgaaatattttttttctatagcATAATCAAACTTTGttgtatatataaaatacattTTATAAGATAACTCATTTTTATATATTCATCATGTAGCATGAACCCTTAAATTAATAACGTACAAGATAAGAAATCACGTACAATTTATAAATTGATTATCACATAGTTGAATGTATTACTTCACTAATTCAAGTTCAGTAACATGATCGTGACTAAAGAAATCATAAAAAAGGAAATAGTAAAAATACTATTTTGGTTAAGTCTTCGTCTTATTTTTAAGGTtcgaaatattttattttaaattgattaatttttttcatcactaaatatatttatatataaaatacttaatattattaatacgtattgttaattgaatattttaataatataattgaaaaaaCTTTTAAATTCTAGGCAGAATGAAGGTgagaaaagagagaataaaaaaaaaaaaagaaagagttgGCAATTGGAGAGAATGACTGAAGAAATAGCAAAATAATTAGTGAAGTCTCATTACAATCATATATACACATTTTCTAACTAGCTTATACTAGTTAGCACTAACTACTTTCTATTAATACCTAATTACCTATAACAAATTGTTTTAATTAAGCTAACGTTTTAGCTAACCACTATAACAGTCACGTGACACTCTTTTTCAAGTTCGAAGTATAGAGATTCAATAGTTCTAACTTGCCACGACAAGCAATAATTTATTGTGCTTTTGTGAAAACGTTACTAATTTATTGTGAAATCTTGATTGATTGCAACTTTATCACACTTTCTGGAGCTTTGTCCCTGACCTAATGGCAATCCACCTTCAAAATATTTTGCCCTCTTATAAAAGATAGGATTCGCAACTCTGTAAAGGGCAAATTGATTGTCACAAAAAAGAGCAAATGATGTCTTATGCTCTGCTTGAAATTCCTTGAAAAGATACATCAACCATTATCCTTTTCGGATTGCCTGACTCGTTGCTTTATATTCTGCTTCAGATTAAGAGCATGAGACCACGGTTTGCTTCTTGCTATGCCAACAAACTAAGGTCTCTTCCAAGAAAAACAGTAGCTTGTCACCAATCTCCTCGTGTTTGGACATGTTGCCCAATTAGAGTCAACATAAACCAGAACTAGGATCACTCTGCAAATATCTGAGGACATGGAGACTTGTTTAGAAGTGTTGATCAGTGGGACAATCAAGAAACTGACTAGACATCGAATAGCATAAGAAATGTAGGGTTGGGTGTTACTGATCTATAACAATGTCTCAACAAGTTGTCTATACCTCAATGAATCATTCAATCTTGTCCCTGAAGTCTTAGAGAGAGCTGTCGAAAAAGATCCAGAGTATATTTTCGTTGGCAAATAGCCAATCTCTTCTAATTGTTAGCAAATTCCACCCCTAAGAAATATTTCAATTTGCCTATATCTTTAATCTTGAATTTTGCATCCCAGACTCTTTTGACACTATAAATCTCGTCCATATCATTTTCAGAGAGTATGAGATCATCTATGTATACCAAGATGATTTGTGTATCCCTTGGTCGTGGCTTTGGTAAAggaaaaactaccatttgtacccatgaatttTGCGAATGTTGACAAAATTACCCATCAAACAAGAaacgttgtacccatgaaagatgggttctGTGTGACAATAGTACCCAAACCGTaattttttgttgactttttaataaaatttccaaaTTACCCCTTTTATCTTCTTCCCAAAATTTCAAACATTCACCACTCTCACCCTTCGTCTTCCTCTGCTGCGGCTAgccaccaaaaaattaaaaagattaaaaactgTGGATTATTAATTATCTGAGGTTATTGTTCAAATATTATGGATTTGTAGATCTGgtgcagaaaaaagaaaaagaagtttgaaattaacaaaaaaaacataCATTTTGGTTTCTTGGTGTCACTGTGGGAACAAGAGGCGCAGAACCAAGAGCCTTTGGGAATGGAAGGAAGGATAGGTTGGAGATAGAAGATGTGATAGCCTCAATCGCATTTGTTGCAGAGGAGAAGCTTGGCTGGGAACTCACTGGAAGAGCAGCACTTGCTGATGATATCGTCATCGAAGGTGGGCTTGGGATCGGAGTGTGGGTCTTTCCTCACCATGCATTCCCCTGGCCATGTCTTCAATCATACTCGGCATATGCTCATCCTCATCAATGTATCCCACCACCATCATTCCTCCTTGTTCTCTAGTACTcaaagtgaaacaagatccttcaACAATAACGTTACTACCACCACAACCTTCTAGAGGGTTCTGTGGTGGCCTCAGAAGCCTAGCCTGAGCAGCAACGACGGCTGTAATGCGAATATCAGTCCACCAAATGGCATGAAGATACTCTAACAGCAGCTCCTTTTTCTACAAATCGACGGCGCTGAGCAGTATTTGGAGTCACCGTTGGAAAGAGACCGTGGCCACTGGCCTCTTGTTGGCTCTGGTTGCTGAATTCTGCTACTTATAGCTTTGGAATAAGAAGAACAAGAATATTCAGGTTGAAGAGGTTGAAGAGTTTGAAAAGGGTGTGCTttcttagtgttgttgttgtattagaagaagaaagaaacaacaaGGGTAATGATGTTAAAGTTGATTTAGATTTAAATTTGGAGAACAAATTAGGATTGGAATAAAGAGACATGGAGGTTGAGGATAAAAGTTGGAGGAAGACATCAGGTGCTTGGTCTTGAGGGAATGGTGACTGGCGgtggaagaagaagacgaaggatGAGGgttgtaaaatttggaatttggagaagaagatagaaggggtaatttgggaattttattaaaaagtcaacgaaAATCATAGTTTGGGTACTATTATCACACGGAACTCATCTTTCATAGGTACAACgttaattttcttatttgatgAGTGCTTTTATTAGCGTTCGCAAAATTTATGGATATAGTAAGTTTTTCCCTTTGGTAAATAAAGAATAATCATGCTTTGACTAGATGAAGCCTTCCTTTTGTAAGACTCCACTCAGCTTTAAATTCTACATTTGAATTGCCTAGAACCCTTTTAGTTAGGGTCTAGGGATCGATCCAACTTGCACACCTTTCTATCTGGAACATTAAGACTTAAAAGCGCAAGTCTCCAAGCAAAAACACTATGTTGATGTCGAGCTGATGTAGAAATCAATTTCTACTTATTGCAACAACAAGTAACATGCGTAGGGTAGTCATTTTCATCACAGGGCTGAAAGATTTGCTGTCGCTGTTGCTCTGTCCTCTGTGTCGTTGCCCGTTAATGTTCCTAGTTGCAGCTGCCTTCTACTCTCTTCTACTCCCTTGTTGTGTGATTTTAGGTAagcattaaataattaaatctctTTTCTCCGGCTgttgtttgattttatttcctCATATCTCTATTCAAATGCTCAAATATTCAATGTTGAGTAATCAGATACATCTGCTAGACTGCTGCAAACTTTTGAGTtctgacaaaaaataaaaaataaaaacatttatttatttg is a window from the Arachis hypogaea cultivar Tifrunner chromosome 1, arahy.Tifrunner.gnm2.J5K5, whole genome shotgun sequence genome containing:
- the LOC140180445 gene encoding uncharacterized protein, producing MDLKRELERVQMKENESVQEFADKLLDLTNKLALLGTDLGEERLVEKLLCSVPERFEATIASLENTREISEMPFAEAVSALQAQEQRRVLRRGDEPVEGAMQARVKHGSGEKKKQGKQFGAQQTSFSSSDAQVRKGSDEACKHCGKKGHPFFRCWRRPNVVCRKCGKMGHIERICKEKSSQQGEAQAAAGEVEQLFVASGFVSQVSRDGWLVDSGCSNHMSGNEAIFTNIDRSVNTRVRIGNGDHLEVEGRGNVLLEGPGGVKLMSDVYYVPKIDQNLLSVG